The following are from one region of the Sphingomonas oryzagri genome:
- a CDS encoding MFS transporter, with translation MADRDVRHERLIVALMAISYLIVTADLSVASVALPSIGRDLHVPAAVLSWVVVAASLANAGLLVIGGKLVDRLGHRRVLSTGLSIYALASLVAAFSTSLAPLLTARAAQGVATALIAPASFSLITAFLPEGPARHRALGVFGVTQGLSLILGLFLGGWVVTRFGWHAAFLLNLPVAVASMVLTLRVLPTPAHRVREPIDGAGALVAVLAMVATVSGISAAGEVGPFATRTMLLLGGAILLFGLLVLIERRMPAPMLPPALFRRPGFAVSAAASFFVLGGVGGLFVLSQLAMQHVLGMSAAQSGLGMLPYALAVMATGQVAPLLLGRFSPRAIVLGACLVNLAGFALLAATVGREYGLSIAPGVILCPLGSVSAFIALMQSGTGGLAAEEQGVGTAALFVCHQVGVAAGASIAMSLAGAHEAAVGPAGLQLAFAALAAGIAIAFLIALTGLRSPLRGAPTG, from the coding sequence ATGGCCGACCGGGATGTGCGCCATGAGCGGCTGATCGTCGCGTTGATGGCGATCTCCTATCTGATCGTGACCGCCGATCTTTCTGTGGCGAGCGTCGCGCTGCCGTCGATCGGGCGGGATCTGCACGTGCCGGCGGCGGTGTTGTCGTGGGTGGTGGTCGCCGCCTCGCTGGCCAATGCCGGGCTGCTGGTGATCGGTGGCAAGCTGGTCGACCGGCTCGGTCATCGCCGCGTGCTGTCGACTGGCCTTTCGATCTATGCGCTGGCCTCTCTGGTCGCCGCTTTTTCGACCAGCCTGGCGCCGCTGCTGACAGCGCGTGCGGCGCAAGGTGTCGCGACCGCATTGATCGCGCCCGCCTCTTTCTCGCTCATCACGGCCTTCCTGCCCGAAGGCCCGGCGCGCCACCGCGCGCTGGGCGTGTTCGGGGTGACGCAGGGTCTGTCGCTGATCCTCGGGCTGTTTCTCGGTGGCTGGGTGGTGACGCGCTTCGGCTGGCATGCGGCGTTCCTGCTCAACCTGCCGGTCGCGGTGGCATCCATGGTGCTGACGCTGCGCGTGCTGCCGACACCGGCCCACCGCGTGCGCGAGCCGATCGATGGGGCGGGAGCGTTGGTCGCCGTTCTGGCGATGGTCGCGACGGTGAGCGGCATTTCGGCGGCGGGCGAAGTGGGGCCGTTCGCGACGCGGACGATGCTGCTGCTCGGTGGCGCGATCCTGTTGTTCGGGCTTCTGGTTCTGATCGAACGGCGGATGCCGGCGCCGATGCTGCCGCCCGCCCTGTTCCGTCGGCCGGGATTCGCCGTATCGGCCGCTGCTTCTTTCTTCGTGCTGGGCGGCGTCGGCGGCCTGTTCGTGCTGAGCCAGCTCGCCATGCAGCATGTGCTGGGGATGAGCGCGGCGCAGTCCGGCCTCGGCATGTTGCCCTATGCGCTGGCCGTGATGGCCACGGGGCAGGTGGCCCCGCTGCTGCTCGGCCGTTTCTCGCCACGCGCGATCGTGCTGGGCGCCTGTCTGGTCAACCTTGCGGGGTTCGCGCTGCTCGCGGCGACGGTGGGGCGCGAATATGGTCTGAGCATCGCGCCGGGCGTGATCCTCTGTCCGCTCGGTAGCGTCAGCGCCTTCATCGCGCTGATGCAGTCCGGCACCGGAGGCCTCGCCGCCGAAGAACAGGGGGTCGGCACGGCCGCGCTGTTCGTCTGCCATCAGGTCGGCGTCGCTGCGGGTGCCTCGATCGCGATGTCACTCGCCGGCGCGCACGAGGCGGCGGTTGGCCCGGCGGGGCTGCAGCTTGCCTTCGCGGCGCTCGCGGCGGGGATCGCCATCGCCTTTCTGATCGCGCTTACGGGCCTGCGCAGTCCCCTTCGAGGCGCCCCAACCGGATAG